One Brassica napus cultivar Da-Ae unplaced genomic scaffold, Da-Ae ScsIHWf_1306;HRSCAF=1864, whole genome shotgun sequence genomic window carries:
- the LOC125596834 gene encoding uncharacterized protein LOC125596834, translated as MEDLNTFAADCVVVSCCCNCLVLQIVIFIFLGIPQKLIKNTRKCYTKWGINGRTKRMGLDYECRGNTGVDWEWRKETLSIEMEGFGCIEEVEEALQEFSKNGEFLFGSFWRKERVQNLSMSSCVNENFDLKFVSRYEIIEENFYSLDYTLTTSHIEISGNKNSPCIH; from the coding sequence ATGGAAGATCTTAACACATTTGCTGCTGACTGCGTCGTTGTATCATGTTGCTGCAACTGTCTTGTTCTCCAAATCGTGATCTTCATCTTCCTTGGGATTCCTCAaaaactgatcaagaacacaagaaAATGTTACACAAAATGGGGCATAAACGGAAGAACAAAAAGAATGGGGCTCGATTATGAATGTCGAGGAAACACCGGGGTCGATTGGGAATGGAGAAAAGAGACTCTGAGTATAGAGATGGAGGGCTTTGGATGTATTGAAGAAGTTGAAGAGGCTTTACAGGAGTTTTCAAAGAATGGTGAGTTTTTGTTTGGAAGCTTCTGGCGAAAAGAGAGGGTTCAAAACTTGTCAATGTCAAGTTGTGTTAATGAAAACTTTGACCTAAAATTTGTAAGTCGTTATGAGATAATCGAAGAAAATTTCTACTCCTTGGATTATACATTAACAACTTCACATATTGAAATTAGTGGAAATAAAAATAGCCCTTGTATCCACTAG